One window of the Rufibacter radiotolerans genome contains the following:
- a CDS encoding acylase, translating into MTHLSKQLFSYFLLLTFLFSCSVKEQASSAQDLKRWQEQAARVTIIRDDFGVPHVYGKTDADAVFGLLYAQCEDDFNRVERNYLWAIGRLAEVEGEEMLYSDLRARLYMSKEEAVQHYEKSPEWLKALCNSFADGINYYLLTHPEVKPKLLTRFEPWMPMYFSEGSIGGDIESVSTERIKAFYGTKNSMGFLQGQSGLVKPGILQEPQGSNGFTISGKHTASGKAMLLINPHTSFFFRGEVHAVSEEGLNAYGAVTWGQFFIYQGFNEKTGWMHTSAYTDVIDEFEETIVKEDGKLFYRYGQEKRPVTSSSVTLAYKTGNEVKQKTFTTYRTHHGPITHQNGDKWVATALMWKPVEALTQSFIRTKQSNLKEFNQMMQMRTNSSNGTVYADADGNIAYYHGNFFPRRDTSFDYTKPVDGSNPKTDWQGLHPLEETIIIKNPPNGWIQNCNSTPYTGAGEYSPKKEDYPAYMAPAPENFRGVHAIRLLKKANNLTLDKLINLAYDPYLPAFEVLVPGLVKAFDAQKPTDPKLKEAIDVMRRWDYAVSKESVAMSLAHFYATNAFKNGSAPKSLALMDRMNYYANVALEKERLALFSQSMDQLEKDFGTWKMPWGEINRFQRVNGEIKQPFNDALPSLPIGMASGNWGALASFGSSTYNTKKLYGTLGNSFVAVVEFGDKVKAKTMLAGGQSGDPASPHFFDQGQRYADVKFKDAAYYRQDVEKRAEATYHPGEKHGKK; encoded by the coding sequence ATGACACATCTCAGCAAACAACTCTTCTCTTATTTCCTGCTTTTAACCTTTCTCTTCTCCTGCTCGGTAAAGGAACAGGCTTCTTCTGCCCAGGACCTTAAAAGGTGGCAGGAACAGGCTGCCCGGGTCACCATCATCCGGGATGATTTTGGCGTGCCGCACGTGTACGGGAAAACCGATGCCGATGCCGTTTTCGGATTGTTATACGCGCAGTGCGAGGATGACTTTAACCGGGTGGAGCGTAATTACCTGTGGGCCATCGGCCGTTTGGCCGAAGTGGAAGGGGAGGAGATGCTCTACAGTGACCTGAGGGCCAGGTTGTATATGAGCAAAGAGGAAGCGGTGCAGCACTATGAGAAAAGCCCCGAATGGCTTAAAGCCCTCTGTAACTCCTTCGCCGACGGTATTAACTATTACCTGCTCACCCACCCCGAGGTAAAGCCGAAACTCCTCACCCGGTTTGAGCCCTGGATGCCCATGTACTTCAGTGAGGGTTCTATTGGCGGCGATATTGAAAGTGTCTCCACGGAAAGGATCAAAGCCTTCTACGGCACCAAGAATTCCATGGGGTTCCTCCAGGGCCAGAGTGGACTGGTGAAGCCTGGCATTTTGCAGGAACCGCAGGGCTCCAATGGCTTTACCATTTCGGGTAAACACACCGCCTCGGGCAAGGCCATGCTGTTGATCAATCCCCACACCTCGTTCTTTTTCAGGGGAGAGGTGCACGCCGTCAGTGAAGAAGGCCTGAATGCCTACGGGGCCGTCACCTGGGGGCAGTTCTTTATCTACCAGGGCTTCAATGAGAAAACCGGCTGGATGCATACCTCGGCGTACACCGATGTGATAGATGAGTTTGAGGAAACCATTGTGAAGGAAGATGGCAAGCTTTTTTACCGCTATGGCCAGGAAAAGCGCCCGGTGACCTCTTCCAGCGTGACGCTGGCTTATAAAACCGGCAATGAGGTGAAGCAGAAAACCTTCACTACCTACCGCACTCACCACGGGCCCATTACCCACCAGAACGGCGACAAATGGGTAGCCACCGCCTTAATGTGGAAACCCGTGGAAGCCCTTACCCAATCCTTTATACGGACTAAGCAGAGCAATCTGAAAGAGTTTAACCAGATGATGCAGATGCGTACTAACTCCTCTAACGGAACGGTCTACGCAGATGCAGACGGTAACATCGCCTACTACCACGGCAACTTCTTCCCCAGACGGGACACCTCCTTTGACTACACCAAACCGGTAGATGGCAGCAACCCCAAAACCGACTGGCAAGGACTGCATCCGCTGGAAGAAACCATCATCATCAAAAACCCGCCCAATGGCTGGATCCAGAACTGTAATTCCACGCCTTATACCGGTGCCGGAGAGTACAGCCCTAAAAAAGAAGATTACCCCGCCTACATGGCCCCGGCCCCCGAGAACTTCAGAGGGGTGCACGCCATCCGGTTACTCAAGAAAGCTAATAACCTGACCCTGGATAAACTCATCAATTTAGCCTATGACCCCTATCTTCCTGCTTTTGAAGTGTTGGTGCCGGGCCTGGTGAAAGCCTTTGATGCCCAAAAGCCCACTGACCCAAAATTGAAGGAAGCCATAGACGTGATGCGCCGCTGGGATTACGCGGTGTCTAAAGAATCAGTGGCTATGTCTTTGGCGCATTTTTACGCTACCAACGCCTTTAAGAACGGCAGCGCCCCCAAAAGCCTGGCGCTTATGGACCGGATGAATTATTACGCCAACGTAGCCCTGGAGAAAGAGCGCCTGGCGCTGTTCAGCCAAAGCATGGACCAGCTGGAAAAAGATTTTGGCACTTGGAAAATGCCCTGGGGAGAGATTAACCGGTTCCAGCGCGTGAACGGGGAGATCAAGCAGCCCTTCAATGATGCCCTGCCCAGCCTTCCCATTGGCATGGCCTCAGGTAACTGGGGAGCCTTGGCCTCCTTCGGGTCCAGTACCTACAACACCAAAAAGTTGTACGGCACCCTGGGCAACAGCTTTGTGGCCGTGGTGGAGTTTGGCGATAAGGTAAAAGCTAAGACCATGCTGGCCGGCGGGCAAAGCGGAGACCCAGCCTCCCCGCACTTTTTTGACCAGGGCCAACGCTACGCCGACGTGAAATTCAAAGACGCCGCCTACTACCGCCAAGACGTGGAGAAACGCGCCGAAGCCACCTACCACCCAGGTGAGAAACATGGGAAGAAATAA
- a CDS encoding M20/M25/M40 family metallo-hydrolase, with translation MKSRFCYSFSFLFLLVLYGGTAQGQSLQEYLKKKEKALLESYITFLSIPNVSTDTVNILKNAAYLEDLMADRGIKAELLTGTTPKVTPAVFGEIKTPGASKTIGFYAHYDGQPVNPKQWYAGVDPFKPVLITAPLESGGKILGPYKSGAEINPEWRLLGRGAADDKAGVMAILNAYQALVETGQRLGVNIKFLFEGEEEVGSIHLNEIFKKHKEKLKADCWVIIDGPRHVSGRKTIVYGVRGDVNIELTVYGAKRPLHSGNYGNWAPNPALKLAHLLASMKDEKGKVLVKGFYEDVTPLTASEKKALAQIPSQDALLKKELGIYASENPEQPLVEALMKPTLNINGMQSANVGAMASNVIPTKAVATLDLRLVKGNDYQRQVEKVIAHVKSRGYHVLTQEPTEAERAKYPNLAKIEIEHGYNAQRTPMDLPIAKTIQAALQSTSKESLVLIPSMGGSLPLYLFEEILGTKVITVPIVNYDNNQHAENENVKIKFLWEGIESIAAIMQMK, from the coding sequence ATGAAAAGCCGCTTCTGTTATTCCTTTAGCTTTTTATTTCTGTTAGTTCTTTATGGCGGCACAGCGCAGGGCCAATCCCTTCAGGAGTACCTTAAAAAGAAGGAGAAGGCCTTGCTGGAAAGCTACATCACGTTTCTCTCCATTCCCAACGTGTCCACAGACACGGTTAATATCCTGAAAAATGCCGCTTACCTGGAGGATCTCATGGCGGACCGGGGAATAAAGGCGGAACTCCTGACAGGTACCACCCCTAAGGTGACGCCGGCTGTTTTTGGGGAAATAAAAACCCCGGGCGCCAGCAAGACCATCGGGTTTTATGCCCATTATGACGGGCAGCCCGTGAACCCCAAGCAATGGTACGCCGGGGTAGATCCATTTAAACCGGTGTTGATCACCGCGCCCCTTGAAAGCGGAGGCAAGATACTGGGGCCTTACAAAAGCGGAGCGGAAATTAACCCTGAGTGGCGCCTTTTGGGCAGGGGAGCCGCCGATGACAAAGCCGGCGTTATGGCCATTCTGAATGCCTATCAGGCGTTGGTGGAAACTGGTCAGCGTTTGGGGGTAAACATAAAGTTTCTGTTTGAGGGCGAGGAAGAGGTAGGCTCCATACACCTAAATGAAATTTTCAAAAAGCATAAAGAGAAATTGAAGGCCGACTGCTGGGTGATCATTGATGGCCCCCGGCATGTCTCCGGAAGAAAGACCATTGTGTATGGCGTGCGCGGAGATGTGAATATAGAACTGACCGTGTATGGCGCCAAGCGCCCATTGCACAGCGGAAACTACGGTAACTGGGCTCCTAACCCCGCTCTTAAACTTGCCCATCTCCTGGCATCCATGAAAGACGAAAAAGGGAAGGTATTGGTCAAAGGCTTTTATGAGGATGTGACCCCGCTTACCGCTTCTGAGAAAAAAGCCCTGGCCCAGATTCCTAGCCAGGATGCCCTCCTGAAAAAAGAACTTGGCATTTACGCCTCCGAGAACCCGGAGCAGCCGTTGGTAGAGGCGCTCATGAAGCCCACCCTTAATATTAACGGCATGCAAAGCGCCAATGTAGGCGCCATGGCCAGCAATGTAATTCCTACAAAGGCGGTGGCTACCCTTGACTTGCGCCTGGTGAAAGGAAATGACTACCAACGGCAGGTAGAAAAGGTGATTGCCCATGTAAAAAGCCGGGGGTATCATGTATTAACCCAAGAACCTACGGAAGCGGAGCGGGCCAAATACCCAAACCTGGCAAAAATTGAAATAGAGCACGGGTACAACGCCCAACGCACGCCCATGGATTTACCCATAGCCAAAACCATTCAAGCCGCTCTGCAAAGTACTTCCAAAGAATCGCTGGTGCTCATCCCGTCTATGGGAGGCAGTCTGCCGCTGTATTTGTTTGAGGAGATCCTGGGAACCAAAGTCATTACCGTGCCCATTGTGAACTATGACAACAACCAACACGCAGAGAATGAAAATGTAAAGATTAAGTTTCTCTGGGAAGGAATAGAATCCATTGCCGCCATCATGCAGATGAAGTAA
- a CDS encoding ribose-phosphate pyrophosphokinase has translation MDWLIFGFPGNEPLAAQLAEQLQIPVGQATIRAFPDGESYVRLLSEVQNKNVLIVLTLDHPNDKFLPLFFFCQTAREAGARKIGLVAPYLAYMRQDKQFNPGEAVTSRQFAKLLSSVVDLIVTIDPHLHRVKGMEEIYSVPVTVLHAAPLLSAWVIENVKNPLLVGPDSESEQWVRQVAQAASAPYLVLEKHRKGDREVEIKVPPAEGWEQHQPILVDDIISTARTMIMATQQLITQGFQPPICLGIHPIFSDNSFEESIAAGAAKIITCDTISHPSNGIKVAPLLEKALVSLLRKA, from the coding sequence ATGGATTGGCTGATCTTTGGTTTCCCGGGCAATGAACCGCTGGCCGCGCAACTCGCAGAACAGTTACAGATTCCGGTGGGCCAAGCCACCATCAGAGCCTTTCCAGATGGCGAAAGTTACGTGCGTCTTCTTTCTGAGGTACAAAACAAAAACGTGCTAATTGTCCTGACCCTTGATCACCCCAATGACAAGTTTCTGCCGCTGTTCTTCTTTTGCCAAACGGCCCGGGAAGCAGGTGCCCGTAAGATTGGGTTGGTGGCGCCCTATCTGGCGTACATGCGGCAAGACAAGCAATTCAATCCGGGGGAAGCCGTTACCTCCCGCCAGTTTGCCAAGTTACTGAGCAGCGTGGTAGATTTAATCGTAACCATTGACCCACACCTGCACCGGGTGAAAGGCATGGAGGAGATCTATTCTGTGCCGGTGACGGTGCTGCATGCCGCTCCGCTGCTTTCTGCGTGGGTGATAGAAAACGTAAAGAACCCGCTGCTGGTAGGGCCCGACAGTGAAAGCGAACAATGGGTAAGGCAAGTGGCCCAGGCCGCCAGCGCGCCTTATTTAGTGCTGGAAAAACACCGGAAAGGGGACCGTGAGGTAGAAATAAAAGTCCCGCCAGCTGAAGGCTGGGAACAGCACCAACCCATTTTAGTGGATGACATTATCTCTACCGCCAGAACCATGATCATGGCCACACAGCAGTTAATTACCCAAGGCTTCCAACCGCCCATTTGCCTGGGCATACACCCAATTTTCAGTGACAATTCTTTTGAAGAGTCAATAGCGGCGGGTGCTGCAAAAATTATCACCTGTGACACTATTTCGCATCCTTCCAACGGTATTAAGGTAGCTCCGCTGCTTGAGAAGGCGCTGGTAAGTCTGCTCCGGAAAGCCTGA